The proteins below are encoded in one region of bacterium:
- the hypE gene encoding hydrogenase expression/formation protein HypE, with translation MREADHIVLAHGGGGELTQRLIAEHILPRLGNPLLAPLTDGALLPATSGPLCLTTDSFVVQPLIFPGGDIGRLAVCGTLNDLAMMGARPLALSLGLILEEGLALATLDRILDSIAAAAAAAGVPVATGDTKVIERRGAGGLLINTTGLGELLPGARLGAERVSAGDLILINGGIAEHGLAVLSVREHLEFATDLTSDVAALDSLVAALVGACGEELKFLRDPTRGGLAGLVCDLAAASGVGVELDERAIPILPVARATAELLGLDPLAVANEGKLVAVVSPAAAPAALAALRAHPLGARAALIGRLRPAAPPLAELLTRGGGRRLISRPYGEDLPRIC, from the coding sequence ATGCGCGAAGCCGATCACATCGTGCTGGCCCACGGCGGCGGCGGCGAGTTGACGCAGCGCCTGATCGCGGAGCACATCCTGCCGCGGCTCGGCAATCCCCTGCTCGCGCCGCTCACGGACGGCGCGCTGCTGCCCGCGACGAGCGGCCCCCTCTGCCTGACGACCGACTCCTTCGTCGTCCAGCCGCTGATCTTCCCGGGCGGCGACATCGGCCGCCTTGCCGTCTGCGGCACGCTCAACGACCTGGCGATGATGGGCGCGCGTCCGCTGGCCCTCAGCCTCGGGCTCATCCTCGAGGAGGGGCTGGCGCTCGCCACCCTCGACCGCATCCTCGACTCGATTGCCGCCGCCGCGGCCGCGGCCGGCGTGCCGGTGGCGACGGGCGACACGAAGGTGATCGAGCGGCGCGGCGCGGGCGGCCTGCTCATCAACACGACGGGCCTGGGCGAGCTCTTGCCCGGCGCGCGGCTGGGCGCGGAGCGCGTGTCGGCGGGGGACCTGATCCTGATCAATGGCGGCATTGCCGAGCACGGCCTGGCCGTGCTCTCCGTGCGCGAGCACCTCGAGTTCGCGACCGACCTGACCAGCGACGTCGCGGCCCTGGACAGTCTCGTCGCGGCGCTCGTCGGCGCCTGCGGCGAGGAGCTGAAGTTCCTGCGCGATCCGACGCGGGGAGGGCTCGCCGGCCTCGTCTGCGACCTCGCGGCGGCCAGCGGCGTCGGCGTCGAGCTGGACGAGCGGGCGATCCCCATCCTGCCGGTGGCGCGGGCGACGGCCGAGCTGCTCGGGCTCGATCCTCTCGCCGTGGCCAACGAGGGCAAGCTGGTGGCGGTGGTCTCGCCGGCGGCCGCGCCGGCCGCGCTCGCCGCGCTGCGAGCGCACCCGCTGGGCGCCCGCGCGGCCTTGATCGGCCGCCTGCGGCCGGCGGCGCCGCCCCTGGCCGAGCTGCTCACGCGCGGCGGCGGCCGCCGCCTGATCAGCCGGCCCTACGGCGAAGACCTGCCCCGCATCTGCTGA